A genomic window from Variovorax paradoxus includes:
- a CDS encoding c-type cytochrome, protein MNNNITTFKRALLGLSLGALASVAGQAAFAQSPEPVFSVGPRFQESSGEAIYRATCQGCHMAQGQGAKGAGAYPPLASNPRLASAEYPLYVVINGQKGMPAFGKMLSDEQIASVVGYARTHFGNQYPDAIAAESVKKLRP, encoded by the coding sequence ATGAACAACAACATCACGACCTTCAAGCGCGCGCTGCTCGGCCTTTCGCTGGGTGCGCTGGCCTCGGTGGCCGGCCAGGCCGCTTTCGCGCAGTCGCCGGAGCCCGTCTTTTCCGTCGGCCCCCGATTCCAGGAAAGCTCGGGCGAGGCGATCTACCGCGCGACCTGCCAGGGCTGCCACATGGCGCAAGGGCAAGGGGCGAAGGGCGCAGGCGCCTATCCGCCGCTCGCCTCGAACCCGCGGCTCGCGAGCGCGGAATACCCGCTTTACGTGGTGATCAACGGCCAGAAGGGCATGCCTGCCTTTGGCAAGATGCTGAGCGACGAGCAGATCGCTTCCGTGGTCGGCTACGCGCGCACCCATTTCGGCAACCAGTACCCTGACGCCATTGCGGCGGAGAGCGTCAAGAAGCTGCGGCCTTGA
- a CDS encoding TonB-dependent receptor domain-containing protein, whose product MISHVCFSRGRAPARRLRHACLPLALASAFGGLAHAQDAPTLGETVVTANRTPQALSDLVGDVSIIDRKTIERSGATGVADVLARLPGIEISRSGGVGNTTSLFIRGAETRFTAVYLDGVRIDSQSTGGAGWEGIPLSQIDRIEVLRGPAAAVYGSDAVGGVIQLFTKRGEEGVSPYAGIGFGSKGLRKIEGGVSGKSGLFDYSFGVAHEESKGYNVQPASKRNVVKDGYTSPDRDGYNSTSGNVKLGFQITPDQRLEATLLTSEIKAGYDATVSYRTKPPILFRDDVSNNTLRTAGLTWSAKWNDIYSTRVQVTDSQSVYKTQPSFYRTETNLRGYLFQNEFRFGPHLVTATLERREDALENAPTTSSKLLSRDRSQDAISLGYGFVQGPHSLQLHVRHDRDSEFGGKTTGSAAYGYAITPSLRFTASAGTAFRVPTLYQRFSEYGVSTLQPESSQNVELGMNYAKDGTTAGIVVYRNRVRNLINFVGTAKGCASMFGCYTNVNRATLQGATLSASQRLGDVTLRASLDVQDPKDADTGNLLARRSKRHGTLGADWRIAGWTLGAEVQSSSKRYDDSANTIKLGGYTVLNLSASTQITRDLNLVARVDNVGNKDYQFARLYANAGRTAYVGLKWTPH is encoded by the coding sequence ATGATTTCCCACGTTTGCTTTTCTCGCGGCCGCGCTCCTGCGCGCCGTCTCCGCCACGCCTGCCTGCCGCTGGCGCTGGCTTCCGCCTTCGGTGGCCTGGCCCATGCACAAGACGCCCCCACGCTAGGCGAAACGGTAGTCACGGCCAACCGCACGCCGCAGGCGCTGTCGGACCTGGTGGGCGACGTGTCCATCATCGACCGCAAGACCATCGAGCGCAGCGGTGCGACCGGCGTGGCCGACGTGCTGGCGCGCCTGCCCGGCATCGAGATCTCGCGCAGCGGCGGCGTGGGCAACACCACCAGCCTGTTCATCCGCGGCGCCGAAACGCGCTTCACGGCCGTGTACCTCGACGGCGTGCGCATCGACTCGCAATCGACCGGCGGCGCCGGTTGGGAAGGCATTCCGCTCTCGCAGATCGACCGCATCGAAGTGCTGCGCGGCCCGGCCGCCGCGGTGTATGGCTCCGACGCCGTGGGCGGCGTGATCCAGCTCTTCACCAAGCGTGGCGAAGAGGGCGTGTCGCCTTACGCCGGCATCGGCTTCGGCAGCAAGGGCCTGCGCAAGATCGAAGGCGGCGTGAGCGGCAAGTCGGGCCTGTTCGACTATTCGTTCGGTGTGGCGCACGAGGAAAGCAAGGGCTACAACGTGCAGCCCGCAAGCAAGCGCAACGTGGTGAAAGACGGCTACACCAGCCCCGACCGCGACGGCTACAACAGCACCTCGGGCAACGTGAAGCTGGGCTTCCAGATCACGCCCGACCAGCGCCTGGAGGCCACGCTGCTCACCAGCGAAATCAAGGCCGGCTACGACGCCACGGTCTCCTACAGGACCAAGCCGCCGATCCTGTTCCGCGACGACGTGTCGAACAACACGCTGCGCACCGCCGGCCTGACCTGGTCGGCCAAGTGGAACGACATCTACAGCACCCGCGTGCAGGTGACCGATTCGCAGTCGGTCTACAAGACGCAGCCTTCGTTCTACCGCACCGAGACCAACCTGCGCGGCTACCTGTTCCAGAACGAGTTCCGCTTCGGCCCGCACCTGGTGACGGCCACCCTCGAGCGCCGCGAAGATGCGCTCGAAAACGCACCTACCACCTCGTCGAAGCTGCTGTCGCGCGACCGTTCGCAGGACGCGATTTCGCTCGGCTACGGCTTCGTGCAGGGCCCGCATTCGCTGCAACTGCACGTGCGCCACGACAGGGACAGCGAGTTCGGCGGCAAGACGACGGGCAGCGCGGCCTATGGCTATGCCATCACCCCGTCGCTGCGCTTCACGGCATCGGCCGGCACCGCCTTCCGCGTGCCCACGCTGTACCAGCGCTTCAGCGAATACGGTGTGTCCACCCTGCAACCCGAAAGCAGCCAGAACGTCGAGCTGGGCATGAACTACGCCAAGGACGGCACCACCGCCGGCATCGTGGTGTATCGCAACCGCGTGCGCAACCTCATCAACTTCGTCGGCACCGCCAAGGGCTGTGCCTCGATGTTCGGCTGCTACACCAACGTGAACCGTGCCACCCTGCAGGGCGCCACGCTGTCGGCCAGCCAGCGCCTGGGCGACGTCACGCTGCGTGCCTCGCTCGACGTGCAGGACCCGAAGGACGCCGACACCGGCAACCTGCTCGCACGCCGCTCCAAGCGCCATGGCACCCTGGGCGCCGACTGGCGCATCGCCGGCTGGACGCTGGGCGCCGAAGTGCAGTCCTCGAGCAAGCGTTATGACGATTCGGCCAACACGATCAAGCTCGGCGGCTACACCGTGCTGAACCTGTCGGCCAGCACGCAGATCACGCGCGACCTCAACCTCGTGGCCCGCGTCGACAATGTGGGCAACAAGGACTACCAGTTCGCGCGGCTGTATGCCAATGCCGGCCGCACCGCGTACGTCGGTCTCAAGTGGACGCCTCACTAA
- a CDS encoding sulfite exporter TauE/SafE family protein — MAALLDPLLIAELAALGLGTGFLAGLLGIGGGMLMVPFITIIMGHRGVPADLAVKMAIATSMATIIFTSVSSVRAHHRRGAVRWDIVRRLAPGIVIGSLAGSLGVFSLLKGTALAIFFALFVGFSATQMFLDKKPAPTRQMPGTGGQLAAGGAIGFISGLVGAGGGFISVPFMTWCNVSIHNAVATSAALGFPIAVANVLGYAVSGQSVQGLPAGSFGYIWLPALAVIALCSVFTAPLGAKAAHSLPVKKLKRVFASILYLLAAYMLWKGLHG, encoded by the coding sequence ATCGCTGCCCTGCTCGACCCCCTCCTGATCGCCGAACTCGCCGCTCTCGGCCTCGGCACCGGTTTTCTCGCGGGCCTGCTGGGCATCGGCGGCGGCATGCTGATGGTGCCGTTCATCACGATCATCATGGGCCACCGCGGCGTGCCGGCCGACCTCGCGGTGAAGATGGCCATCGCCACTTCGATGGCGACGATCATCTTCACTTCGGTGTCCAGCGTGCGTGCGCACCACCGGCGCGGCGCGGTGCGCTGGGACATCGTGCGGCGGCTCGCGCCCGGCATCGTCATCGGCAGCCTTGCCGGCAGCCTGGGCGTGTTCTCGCTGCTCAAGGGCACGGCGCTGGCCATCTTCTTCGCGCTGTTCGTGGGCTTCTCGGCCACGCAGATGTTCCTCGACAAGAAGCCCGCGCCCACACGGCAGATGCCGGGCACGGGCGGCCAGCTCGCGGCGGGCGGCGCGATCGGCTTCATCTCGGGCCTGGTGGGCGCGGGCGGCGGCTTCATCAGCGTGCCGTTCATGACGTGGTGCAACGTGTCCATTCACAACGCGGTGGCCACCAGCGCGGCGCTGGGCTTTCCGATTGCTGTGGCAAACGTGCTCGGCTATGCGGTCAGCGGCCAGTCGGTGCAAGGCCTGCCGGCCGGCTCCTTCGGCTACATCTGGCTGCCCGCGCTGGCGGTGATTGCGCTGTGCAGCGTGTTCACCGCACCACTGGGTGCGAAGGCGGCGCACAGCCTGCCGGTGAAGAAGCTCAAGCGCGTGTTCGCGAGCATCCTGTACCTGCTCGCGGCCTACATGCTCTGGAAGGGCCTGCACGGCTGA
- a CDS encoding cell division protein ZapA — protein MKQIEVQIMGQSYLLGCPDGGEAQLREAVERVDAAMCKIRDAGKVKARDRIAVLASLNLAFDLAAQQAAVAAAPAAPVATSVADSVETDAKATQLIQKLDQALAGDGHLL, from the coding sequence ATGAAGCAGATTGAAGTACAGATCATGGGCCAGAGCTATCTGCTCGGCTGTCCCGATGGCGGCGAGGCGCAGCTGCGCGAAGCCGTCGAACGCGTGGACGCAGCCATGTGCAAGATTCGCGATGCCGGAAAAGTCAAGGCCCGTGACCGCATCGCGGTGCTGGCTTCGCTGAACCTGGCGTTCGACCTCGCCGCGCAGCAGGCCGCTGTTGCCGCAGCGCCCGCGGCACCAGTTGCCACTTCGGTTGCAGACAGTGTCGAAACCGACGCGAAGGCCACGCAGCTCATCCAGAAACTCGATCAGGCCCTGGCTGGCGATGGACATTTACTCTGA
- a CDS encoding flavin monoamine oxidase family protein, translated as MTTKNNTLFSRRDLLTLIGKTAGGGAMYQAMTSLGFAAESNYSGPPKLDGARKGASVLVLGAGLAGMAAALELRNAGYSVKVLEFSNRAGGRCWTLRGGDTFTELGGAVQQCGFAKGEYFNPGPWRIPYHHHAVLGYCKRLGVALEPFVQVNYNALVHSSKAYGGKPQRYRHVQADYQGYVAELLGKATTQGNLDAALTKEDKEKLLEGLRRWGALDTQFRYLEGTISSDRRGYEVDAGGGLMPLAKPSKPLDMSELLQSNLWRYIASGQDYEFQSAIFQPVGGMDMIAKAFQKEVGSLIRYGAKVTKIEQNDRGVTVTYTDASKGGAVTQAKADWCLCTIPLSVLSQIDIQVGSAMQEAINAVPYGASVKVGLQFKRRFWEEDEHIYGGISYTDLPISRISYPSTRYGAKGKSVVLGAYVFDGPNSYEFTAMAPEERVRRAVEFGTQLHPQYASEFDNGISVGWHRVPGTHGCYGMWTDETRQKHYKNLCQVDGRIALAGEHASYIPAWQEGALLSSLDAIQRLHARAVA; from the coding sequence ATGACCACGAAGAACAACACTTTATTCAGTCGGCGCGACCTGCTTACGCTCATTGGCAAGACCGCAGGGGGCGGCGCGATGTACCAGGCGATGACCTCGCTGGGCTTTGCCGCCGAATCCAACTACAGCGGACCGCCGAAGCTCGATGGCGCAAGGAAGGGTGCGTCGGTGCTGGTTCTTGGTGCAGGCCTGGCCGGCATGGCCGCCGCGCTCGAACTGCGCAACGCGGGCTACTCGGTCAAGGTCCTCGAGTTCAGCAATCGTGCGGGCGGCCGGTGCTGGACGCTGCGCGGCGGCGACACCTTCACCGAGCTGGGTGGCGCCGTGCAGCAATGCGGCTTCGCCAAGGGCGAGTACTTCAATCCGGGACCATGGCGCATTCCCTATCACCACCATGCAGTGCTGGGCTACTGCAAGCGACTGGGCGTGGCGCTGGAGCCCTTCGTCCAGGTCAACTACAACGCGCTGGTGCATTCGAGCAAGGCCTACGGCGGCAAGCCGCAGCGCTACCGCCACGTGCAGGCCGACTACCAGGGCTACGTCGCCGAACTGCTCGGCAAGGCCACGACGCAAGGCAACCTCGACGCGGCACTGACGAAGGAAGACAAGGAGAAACTGCTCGAAGGCCTGCGCCGCTGGGGCGCGCTCGACACGCAGTTCCGCTATCTCGAAGGCACCATCAGCAGCGATCGCCGCGGCTATGAGGTCGATGCGGGCGGCGGCCTCATGCCGTTGGCCAAGCCGTCGAAGCCGCTCGACATGAGCGAGCTGCTGCAATCGAATCTTTGGCGTTACATCGCCAGCGGGCAGGACTACGAATTCCAGAGCGCGATCTTCCAGCCCGTGGGCGGCATGGACATGATCGCAAAGGCATTCCAGAAAGAAGTCGGCAGCCTGATCCGCTACGGCGCCAAGGTCACGAAGATCGAGCAGAACGACCGCGGCGTGACGGTCACCTACACCGATGCATCGAAGGGCGGCGCAGTCACGCAGGCCAAGGCTGACTGGTGCCTGTGCACCATTCCGCTGTCTGTGCTGAGCCAGATCGACATCCAGGTGGGCTCGGCAATGCAGGAGGCCATCAACGCCGTGCCTTACGGCGCATCGGTGAAGGTGGGCCTGCAGTTCAAGCGCCGCTTCTGGGAAGAAGACGAGCACATCTACGGCGGCATCAGCTACACGGACCTGCCGATCTCGCGCATCTCGTACCCCTCGACGCGCTACGGCGCAAAGGGCAAGTCGGTGGTGCTGGGCGCCTACGTGTTCGACGGCCCGAACTCCTACGAATTCACCGCCATGGCGCCCGAGGAGCGCGTGCGCCGCGCGGTCGAGTTCGGCACGCAGCTGCATCCGCAGTACGCGAGCGAATTCGACAACGGCATTTCCGTGGGCTGGCACCGGGTGCCCGGCACGCACGGCTGCTACGGCATGTGGACTGACGAGACGCGCCAGAAGCACTACAAGAACCTGTGCCAGGTCGATGGCCGCATCGCGCTGGCCGGCGAGCACGCTTCCTACATTCCGGCCTGGCAGGAGGGCGCACTGCTCTCGTCGCTCGACGCCATACAGCGGCTGCATGCCCGCGCCGTCGCGTGA
- a CDS encoding ClcB-like voltage-gated chloride channel protein, whose translation MMRPASVFLNLRSALQRVFGVSGWQSMLLWAIVAGLLGTLATELFRSALYHFEHLVLGPGEGLVAMAKHLPWWARIACPTLGGLVAGGLLVLAKRVALRSAASDYMEAIVLGNGRIPVVQTLVRSASSLVSIGTGGSIGREGSMVQLAALTSSLLGRVFRFPVERLRLLVACGAAAGLTAAYNAPIAGAFFVAEIVLGSIAMESVGPIIIASVVANVAMRALPGYQPPYRMPAFPEIHGTEVVLFCVLGVLLGFAAVGFLRALQGSRALFSRLPVALPLRMALGGLVMGAVSVPMPEVWGNGYSVVNSVLHTPWPWTLIAMVLVAKAVATMATAGSGAVGGVFTPALFFGCMVGALFGLGVQALWPAATSAPFAYAIVGMGAFLAGATQAPLMAILMIFEMTLSYQVMLPLMAASVIAYFVARSANAGSMYEITLHRNEQRDTQMRLRGLHMRDLVQPAETVVGPEADREAMSRLFLQHPVKYLYVVDAGNRYLGVVPLSALGTAPAETTAGALLSQTIQPITADTGLSEALQRFLDHLGERLPVIESADNPALLGVVAKSALLATYVRLSE comes from the coding sequence ATGATGCGGCCCGCCTCGGTATTCCTCAATCTTCGTTCGGCGCTGCAGCGTGTCTTCGGTGTCTCGGGCTGGCAGTCGATGCTGCTGTGGGCCATCGTGGCCGGTTTGCTCGGCACGCTGGCCACCGAACTCTTCCGCTCGGCGCTCTACCACTTCGAGCACCTGGTGCTCGGCCCGGGAGAAGGGCTGGTGGCCATGGCGAAGCACCTGCCATGGTGGGCGCGCATCGCCTGCCCCACGCTGGGTGGACTGGTGGCCGGCGGCCTGCTGGTGCTGGCGAAACGCGTCGCCTTGCGCAGCGCCGCCTCCGACTACATGGAAGCCATCGTGCTCGGCAACGGGCGCATTCCAGTGGTTCAGACACTGGTGCGCAGCGCATCGTCGCTGGTGAGCATCGGCACCGGCGGCTCCATCGGGCGCGAGGGCTCGATGGTGCAGCTGGCGGCGCTGACGTCGTCTCTGCTGGGGCGGGTGTTCCGCTTTCCGGTCGAGCGGCTGCGGCTGCTGGTGGCCTGCGGCGCGGCGGCCGGCCTGACCGCTGCCTACAACGCGCCCATTGCCGGCGCCTTCTTCGTCGCCGAGATCGTGCTGGGCTCGATCGCGATGGAGAGCGTGGGGCCGATCATCATCGCGTCGGTGGTCGCCAATGTGGCCATGCGGGCCCTGCCCGGCTACCAGCCACCGTACAGGATGCCGGCGTTCCCGGAGATTCATGGCACCGAGGTCGTGCTGTTCTGCGTGCTCGGCGTGCTGCTGGGCTTTGCGGCGGTCGGCTTCCTGCGCGCGCTGCAGGGCAGCCGCGCGCTGTTCTCGCGCTTGCCGGTTGCGCTGCCATTGCGGATGGCATTGGGCGGGCTTGTGATGGGCGCCGTGTCGGTGCCCATGCCGGAGGTCTGGGGCAACGGCTACAGCGTGGTCAATTCGGTGCTGCACACGCCCTGGCCGTGGACGCTGATCGCGATGGTGCTGGTCGCCAAGGCGGTCGCCACGATGGCCACGGCCGGCTCGGGCGCGGTGGGCGGTGTGTTCACGCCGGCGCTGTTCTTCGGCTGCATGGTCGGCGCGCTGTTCGGCCTTGGCGTGCAGGCACTGTGGCCGGCGGCCACCTCGGCGCCGTTCGCCTATGCCATCGTCGGCATGGGCGCGTTCCTGGCGGGCGCGACGCAGGCGCCGCTCATGGCGATCCTGATGATCTTCGAGATGACGCTGAGCTACCAGGTCATGCTGCCGCTGATGGCGGCAAGCGTCATCGCTTATTTCGTCGCGCGCTCGGCGAATGCCGGCTCGATGTACGAGATCACCCTACACCGCAACGAGCAGCGGGACACGCAGATGCGCCTGCGCGGGTTGCACATGCGCGACCTGGTTCAGCCTGCCGAAACGGTGGTTGGCCCGGAGGCGGACCGCGAAGCGATGAGCAGGCTCTTCCTGCAGCACCCGGTGAAGTACCTGTACGTGGTGGACGCAGGAAACCGCTACCTCGGCGTGGTGCCGCTTTCGGCGCTCGGCACGGCGCCAGCGGAAACGACCGCGGGCGCCCTGCTCTCGCAGACCATCCAGCCGATCACCGCCGACACCGGTCTGAGCGAGGCACTGCAGCGCTTTCTCGATCACCTGGGCGAACGGCTGCCGGTGATCGAGAGCGCCGACAACCCCGCGCTGCTGGGCGTTGTCGCCAAGAGCGCGCTGCTCGCCACCTATGTGCGGCTGAGCGAGTAG
- a CDS encoding universal stress protein: MKILIAVDGSAYTRKALDYLLANRAMFVDGHQLVVVHVCTGISGHVARHLSKELVTDYYAEENAKVLDPVKALFAESGVSNYTIDSRHGHVAEEILKSAAAAQVGLIVLGTHGHGIFGRALMGSVATKVVAETNTTVMLVQ; this comes from the coding sequence ATGAAAATCCTCATCGCCGTCGACGGCAGCGCCTACACCCGCAAGGCGCTCGACTACCTGCTTGCCAATCGCGCCATGTTCGTGGACGGGCACCAACTGGTGGTGGTGCACGTGTGCACCGGCATCTCGGGCCACGTCGCACGCCACCTGAGCAAAGAATTGGTGACGGACTACTACGCCGAGGAAAACGCCAAGGTGCTCGACCCGGTGAAGGCGCTGTTCGCCGAGAGCGGCGTGAGCAACTACACGATCGACTCGCGCCACGGCCATGTGGCCGAGGAAATCCTCAAGTCGGCCGCGGCGGCGCAAGTGGGGCTGATCGTGCTCGGCACCCATGGCCACGGCATCTTCGGCCGCGCGCTGATGGGCTCGGTCGCCACCAAGGTGGTCGCCGAAACCAACACGACGGTGATGCTGGTCCAGTAG
- a CDS encoding RidA family protein — protein sequence MTMTSITKKLALVAALLAAGTGAAHAADEIIRHRIPNSTFPISAAVEVPSSFTNVYLSGQVPPLQDATAPKNSAAAYGGDTKGQTVGVLKAIEKSLTGLGLTMGDVVKMQVFLVGDPAKDNKMDFAGFMEGYTQFFGTTAQPRLPVRSAMQVAALANPAYLVEIEVMAVRPAK from the coding sequence ATGACCATGACCTCCATCACGAAGAAGCTGGCGCTCGTCGCCGCACTGCTCGCAGCCGGCACCGGCGCCGCCCATGCGGCCGATGAAATCATTCGCCACCGCATTCCGAACTCCACCTTCCCGATCTCGGCGGCGGTGGAGGTGCCGTCTTCGTTCACCAACGTCTACCTCTCGGGCCAGGTGCCGCCGCTGCAGGACGCGACCGCGCCCAAGAACAGCGCGGCGGCCTATGGCGGCGACACCAAGGGCCAGACCGTCGGCGTGCTCAAGGCCATCGAGAAGAGCCTCACAGGCCTGGGCCTGACGATGGGCGACGTGGTGAAGATGCAGGTGTTTCTCGTCGGCGATCCGGCCAAGGACAACAAGATGGATTTCGCCGGCTTCATGGAGGGCTACACCCAGTTCTTCGGCACCACCGCGCAGCCCCGGCTACCGGTGCGCTCAGCGATGCAGGTGGCGGCGCTCGCCAACCCGGCCTACCTGGTCGAGATCGAGGTGATGGCGGTGCGTCCCGCCAAGTAA